AGGTCGTCGGGGCGCAGCACGGCCCAGATGCACACGAGGATGAACACCAGGAACAGCAGTTTGACGCTGGCTTTGGCGCGGGCTTTGCGCCGGTGGCTGATGAAGTACCAGACCAGGGCGATGGTGGCTAGCAGCAGTAGGGTTTGGATGATGGAGCTCATGGCAGCCTCTTGCTCAGTAGTTCGTCAGCCAGGATGTTCACGCCGTTGAAGAGGGACTGGCCTTTGCTCATGGAGTATTCGGTGTAGAGGATTTCTACGGGTTCTTCTCCGACGCGCCAGCCGCAGGTGTCCATGAGTGCCACAAATTCGGAGGCGTGGGACATGCCGTTCATGCGGAGGTTGAGGGAGTCTGCGACGGTGCGGTTGAAGGCGCGTAGGCCGTTGTGGGCGTCAGTCAGCCCGAGGCGGCGGGTGCGCGGGGAGAGCGCCACGACCGTTTTGAGCACGATCCTTTTGAGCAGGGGTACCTGGTCGTCTTCGGTTTTGGGCCGGCCGAAGCGGGTGCCCACCACGATGTCCAGGGGCTCGGTGCGCAGCCGGTTGACCATGCGGATGACGTCGGCGACTTGGTGTTGGCCGTCGGCGTCGAAGGTGACAAAGTAGCGGGCGCCGGGCTGGGCGCGGGCGTATTCCACGCCGGTTTGGATGGCGGCGCCTTGGCCCAGGTTGACGGGGTGGTTGACCAGGTGGGCGCCGGCGGCGTGGATGGCGGCGGCGGAGTTGTCGGCGGAGCCGTCGTTGACGGCAACGATGTTGGGGAAGGTGGCCCGTGCCTGGGTGATGACGTCCCCGATGACGGTGCCTTCGTTGTAGCAGGGCACCACCAGCCAGGTGTCATCCCAGGTTGCTGCTGGGGTAGCGGTGGAGTCCCCGGGGGTGGCTGCGGGGCGGAAATCGGCGTTCATTATGCACTCATGCTAGCGGGTGGGGGTGTGAGCGGTGGAAAAGACATGAATAAGCGCGACGTAATGCGCGCCGCGGCAGCAGCCGGTAGGCGGTGCGGACCAGGAAGTTGAGGGCCGCGCGGGGTTTGCCGATCATCCCGTAGGACACCAGGTTGGATTGCATGCGCGCCTCGGCGGCGAGCATGTCGCGCCCGGTGCGGCGGTCAAACTGGGCGTCGTCGACGCGGAAGTAGGTCAGCGCCTCGGGCAGGTTGTGCAGGTGGGCGCCGGTGGCCAGGGCGCGGGCGAAGAGGTCATAGTCTTCCATGTGGTGGACGTCGCGGTAGCCGCCGGCGCGGCGCACGGCGTCGGTGCGCATCATCACGGACGGGTTGTTGATCGGCGAGTTCCAGCGTGCGTACCGTGCGATGTCGCGGTGCTGTTCCGGGAGGCGTCGATAAGCGGTGACCTGGGTGGGGTCGGTGTGGAACTCGGCGAGCGCGGTGCCCAGGATGTCCGTGTCCGGGTGCGCGGCAAAGTAGTCCAGCTGCTGGGCAAAGCGGGTGGGCGCGGCGATGTCATCGGCGTCGAGGCGGGCGACAAACTCCTGGTCAATGGCCTCCATGCCGGCTGCGGCGGCGGGCCCGGCCCCCTGGTTGTGGGGCAGCCGGATGAGCTGCGTGTGGGCGTCCGCGGCGGCGTGCTCGGCGATGACCTCCTCCAGCTGCGGGGTCAGCGGCCCGTCGGCGACGATGACGGTGCGGTCAGCGGGGCGGGTCTGGTCGCGCAGGGACGCCAGGCAGGCGCGCAGCTGATCCGGCTCGATGCGGTGGTAAACGGTCACCAGGACCCCCAGGGTTGCCATGGCACCGTATCTTAGTGCAGCCCCTCAGGTGCGCCATGCTTATCGACGCCCCCCGTGCCCGCGCCCCCACGCACCTTTCCGGAGCGCGCCGCCTGCGCAAACGCCACCGTGTGCACCGCGGCTCCCGCTAGCGGCCCGACGAGCAGCGCCAGGCACACCGCCGGTTCGAGTGCCAGCGGGGTGTTGAGCACGGCCCACGCCACCACCGCGGCGGCGAGCCACCCGCCCACGTAGGCGCGGTGGGCCTTCGCCGCAACCACCGCCGCGCCGGTGACCATGACCACGCCGGTGCAGGCGGCGTCGAACGTCAGCGCGGCGAGCAGATGGCCGGGCACAAAGAGGTCTGCCCGGTAGAAAGTGCGCAGGATCCACGGCCCGAGCGCCCACGCGGCCGCCGCGCCGACCACACCCACACCCAGCACCGCGGCCACGGGCAGCGCCAGTGACGACCACGCCGAGCGGGCCTGCACGAACCGCACGATGAGCGCGGACTGGAAGCGCTGCAGCGGCACGAGCACAGGCGCGCGCGTCAGCGTTACCGCATTAATAATCCCCGCCACAGTCACCGCCGAACCCGCCGTGGGAAACGCCCCATTAATCAGCAGCGGAATCCCGGTAATCACAATTGCCGACGCCCCCGACGCCGCCATCGCCGACCCCGCCCGGCGTACAAACGTGCCCATCTCCACATCAATGCCGGCCCCCACCGCCGCGCGCACCCGCGCATCCGCAGCCAACATGACCAGCCAACTCGCCGCCCCAATCACCGTCACCACCAGGAAGGCATCCAGCCC
Above is a genomic segment from Corynebacterium uberis containing:
- a CDS encoding glycosyltransferase family 2 protein, whose translation is MNADFRPAATPGDSTATPAATWDDTWLVVPCYNEGTVIGDVITQARATFPNIVAVNDGSADNSAAAIHAAGAHLVNHPVNLGQGAAIQTGVEYARAQPGARYFVTFDADGQHQVADVIRMVNRLRTEPLDIVVGTRFGRPKTEDDQVPLLKRIVLKTVVALSPRTRRLGLTDAHNGLRAFNRTVADSLNLRMNGMSHASEFVALMDTCGWRVGEEPVEILYTEYSMSKGQSLFNGVNILADELLSKRLP
- a CDS encoding glycosyltransferase — protein: MATLGVLVTVYHRIEPDQLRACLASLRDQTRPADRTVIVADGPLTPQLEEVIAEHAAADAHTQLIRLPHNQGAGPAAAAGMEAIDQEFVARLDADDIAAPTRFAQQLDYFAAHPDTDILGTALAEFHTDPTQVTAYRRLPEQHRDIARYARWNSPINNPSVMMRTDAVRRAGGYRDVHHMEDYDLFARALATGAHLHNLPEALTYFRVDDAQFDRRTGRDMLAAEARMQSNLVSYGMIGKPRAALNFLVRTAYRLLPRRALRRAYSCLFHRSHPHPLA